A window of Pullulanibacillus sp. KACC 23026 genomic DNA:
TATAACCGACATCGTAAGCTTTATTAATCAGCCCAGTGAAGTTAGCTGTTTTTCCAGATTGAACGTACCCTAAAACCAAACCGCGAAAATCAAATATCTCCGAACTTTTAGGATCTCCTATTGAACGTAAAATTTCATCTGTGGTGTCATCAATTACATCAATTACACTTTGTTCCCATTTTTTCTTTTGAACTAAGTACTGCTGGTATCTTCTCCAAAAAAAACGACCAACTAATTTAGTTTTATCATACCAGCCTTGGGGCTCATTTACCCTCAACACGACTGGTGTAGGACGATAGATTATCCCTCCGTACTCAGTCTGTAACTCAAGTTTCCAATTTTCCAGCACTCTTTTCTCAACAGCTTCCTGGAAAAATAGATCCATAAAATCACAGGTGTCATTAAATATTTTTTCCCTTTGTGTATCATTAAGACTAATGGATTTGAACGTATTATATTGAACTTTAAACATATCAAAATATTTTTCCTTTAGTTCATTTTGCATTCTCTTTCTCCTCTAAAATATATTTAATTGTATAACGATTAAATCTTTCTATTGATGGAGTCATTAAAATTGTATTTACTAAATCATTAATATCGTCAGAATCCATTAACTTCCTATACATATTGGCTAGTTGAACTACAAGCTCAATTTCACTATCTGTTAGTGGTTGTAGTTGCTCCTCTTCAACTTTAGGTGTTATTACAATATTGGCTGGAGAGCCAAGTTCCACTAATTTTAAAAACATATTTAAATCCTTTAATGTTTCATTATCAATTCTTCCTATTATCTTTTGGAGTAAAGGATGTGAACGGTTCAGTTTAAATATACTTCCGGCTTCTGTGTTTTCTTGTCTCCAAGTATTAATATTACTTCTTATAGTCGTATCCGATATACTACTTTGTGTTCTGAAGTAAAATACTTGTTTTGATAAATCACGTGCTTCTTGAGCAATTAGTTTTAATTGTGTTCGAATAGATTCTGGTGGATTTACAGTAGACTTTTTTATATCAACATGCCACAGTTCATCCGACTTATTTGTTATGTCAACCCGAATTCTAGCTAATTGAGATGCCTGGTCTTTAGGATAAAGATCTAACCAATTTCCATAATGTAATAGACGATTTTCACGATAGATATAGAACCCTTGTTGTTCATACCACCCTTTAACTCCACCAGCATCTTTATATTCTTTGGAATTAAGATATGAAGCATGTGGCAGTATAAAAGAGCTTACATGCACAAGGCCTGCTTCATCTTTTAAAATCCTTGGTCTTAATGGATTAGTATAATCATGTTGAGTAAGAAAAGGATCCCATGATGGTACAGAGTTCCCATTTATATAAATAAAACAACTACTGTTAATTAGTCTGTGAAAGACAAAAGAAACATGAGTAAGAATATTTTCTACTTTTCTAAAAAAACTATTTTCCAAAATTGGATTTTGTCCTGATCTCATAAAACGATCAAGTTTATCAATATATATAATAGTACCAGAATCCCCAGAAATTTTAGCCATTTTACCCTTAATTTCTTGTGGTATTTCAGCAAAAAGCTCCCAACTATTTGTTTCTGAAACAAAATCCAAATCCCAACATCTCTCAACAAACTGACTGCCTTGCTTACTTAATACACTTAAGCGTTTACCAAGTGAAAAAGAAGCAGTTTTTAGCCCCATACCAAATCTACCTAATTCTTTGTCCCTTCTTTCATTTCTTGGATCCTTTGACCCGATTGACATGGCATTTTGAATCTCCACTTCATCCATACCACGACCATTATCAATAATTTGAATGAAACCATTGCCTTCGTTATACTCAAAAAACAATTTTATTTCATTTGCTTGAGCGTCTATAGAGTTGTCTATTAAATCGGCTATGGCAGTTCTGGCATTATAACCAATAGAGCGTAATGCGTTTATCACTGGACCAGCGAATGGCTGTGTCAAAATAGTATCCATATATTCCCCCAAAAGTCACTTTAAATATATTAATAATAAGTAATCTATCATACTAGAAACCGTTTATTATATATACCCTGAATTATTCATACCTCAGTGAGTAAATGCACACTTTCACCAAAATTTAGCTAATTTTATATTCTTCACAGAATAGGAAGAATAATTTACTCGGTAAAGAAGATATCTTCCAAAATCAGGAAGGTGGATCCGCTTTTTTGGGCAGACGTCTCCCGTGGTTCTTAGGATCTTTCTTGGATCGGTGTCCTTCACCTTTTTCCATTTATGAATGCGAAAATTGGCTCGCTTTCCGCGGGCAACGCTTCAGCCTCCTCGGAAGAAAAGCACTTCCTGCGGGGTCTTCAGCTGTTGCTTTTCCCGCAGGAGTCTCGCCATTTTCGTTGAATAGTTGGCTTTTGTTGATGAAACTCATTCAATCTGTAGCTTTTGTATTCGAGAGAGCACGTCCCAGAAGAATCTTTGATAGACAAAGCTTGAAGCGAGTTTGAAGTAGAGAGATCTCCCTGATTTGATACATTTACTGGCAACTTTAATGATTCGCGTCCGTATAGTTTCAATTTGCATCTTCTTTTGATGGTCTGGAAAACACAGGGTGCGCAGCCAATTCGTCAGGTTATAAGCTAATAGGCTCAACATCATTTTTGCCTCGTTGACTTGGAAGGAATGACTGTTCATTTGATCTAAACCAAATCCGTTCTTTGCTTCCTTAATAAAGTTCTCCATCGTCCCTCTTTTTTGATAGGAACGGACGATATCTTGAGGCGTAAAGGCTTCTAAATTGGTCACAAAAAAGGAATGTGTAAAGAATAATTCACCTGCTGGACGTACCGATTGAATGATGACTTTTCGAGGTTGATCCCATGACTTAGCTTGATAAATCGTTTCCTCAAAATAACATTCGGTTTTTGAGATGTCCAAAGGTTCGGTGGCAGGATGATACTCTTTGGCAAGCTGTTGGAGTTGAGTATTGGACTTCAAACGAATCACGTAAAAAACGGACTCTCTTTCACAAAGGGTATACAAACCTGGAACCGCAAAGCCACTGTCTCCACGTAAAAACAGTGATGTCTCTGGAAATGTTTCGTTGTAATGTTCAATCAGGGGTTGAATGAAATCGACCACACCGTTTGATGTGTACACATTTCCAGGGCGCAGTTTGGCTTTAAGAAAGTCGCCAGTTACACCATCAAAGGCAACTAAGGGATGAAATCCCACTGTTCCATAATGGGCATTATAAGCTGATTCTTCTTGTTTACCATAGGCATCTGAATGCGTTGAATCGAGATCTAAGATAAGAGCCAAAGCT
This region includes:
- a CDS encoding ATP-binding protein, translating into MDTILTQPFAGPVINALRSIGYNARTAIADLIDNSIDAQANEIKLFFEYNEGNGFIQIIDNGRGMDEVEIQNAMSIGSKDPRNERRDKELGRFGMGLKTASFSLGKRLSVLSKQGSQFVERCWDLDFVSETNSWELFAEIPQEIKGKMAKISGDSGTIIYIDKLDRFMRSGQNPILENSFFRKVENILTHVSFVFHRLINSSCFIYINGNSVPSWDPFLTQHDYTNPLRPRILKDEAGLVHVSSFILPHASYLNSKEYKDAGGVKGWYEQQGFYIYRENRLLHYGNWLDLYPKDQASQLARIRVDITNKSDELWHVDIKKSTVNPPESIRTQLKLIAQEARDLSKQVFYFRTQSSISDTTIRSNINTWRQENTEAGSIFKLNRSHPLLQKIIGRIDNETLKDLNMFLKLVELGSPANIVITPKVEEEQLQPLTDSEIELVVQLANMYRKLMDSDDINDLVNTILMTPSIERFNRYTIKYILEEKENAK
- a CDS encoding IS1380 family transposase — protein: MATLPQLTLSFNRQIKLSNDGGDLSSDTGEFLFREFDEKLEFSKTLVNHLNLKDERRYHVHSNENLLRQKIYQIIAGYDKDDAADYLTNDPVFTQILGTDTLASQPSLSRFFKRFDHEAMDGLNQANQEILDKVHQFRKALALILDLDSTHSDAYGKQEESAYNAHYGTVGFHPLVAFDGVTGDFLKAKLRPGNVYTSNGVVDFIQPLIEHYNETFPETSLFLRGDSGFAVPGLYTLCERESVFYVIRLKSNTQLQQLAKEYHPATEPLDISKTECYFEETIYQAKSWDQPRKVIIQSVRPAGELFFTHSFFVTNLEAFTPQDIVRSYQKRGTMENFIKEAKNGFGLDQMNSHSFQVNEAKMMLSLLAYNLTNWLRTLCFPDHQKKMQIETIRTRIIKVASKCIKSGRSLYFKLASSFVYQRFFWDVLSRIQKLQIE